The following proteins come from a genomic window of Montipora capricornis isolate CH-2021 chromosome 9, ASM3666992v2, whole genome shotgun sequence:
- the LOC138017215 gene encoding uncharacterized protein produces the protein MADYLEKVNLDFKVCIVCQKADKVALVDNPAFASFEKVLTCLEEWASYGDTSYWQAWEKLKLLSPSSLEKEQPSWHRTCYQDVTHSGVLKRAQQRHERQLVGPNESRRKSSVNVNSDERSILTRSRTSPFSKDVCFFCDCKAGYRETLVNVKTFGAGESLRKAISLSHNEKLTVKMNTALAANDAHSIDIKYHTNCWSKNVSNVLRRPSPSCETNSISASEIAAKIGFLTMTEIALHNGKTATMSELHSAFESILEENNVPDASCKRKVLKQLLQKEIPDIEFHKPKCVNESERIAR, from the exons ATGGCAGATTACCTCGAAAAGGtaaatcttgattttaaggtttGTATTGTCTGCCAAAAAGCTGATAAAGTAGCTCTTGTCGACAACCCTGCCTTCGCTTCGTTTGAGAAAGTTTTAACATGTTTAGAAGAATGGGCTAGTTATGGTGACACAAGTTATTGGCAGGCATGGGAGAAGCTTAAGCTTCTTTCACCAAGTTCTCTTGAAAAAGAGCAGCCATCATGGCACCGAACGTGCTATCAAGATGTCACACACTCTGGCGTGTTGAAAAGAGCTCAGCAAAGGCACGAGAGACAGTTAGTTGGCCCAAACGAGTCAAGAAGAAAATCCAGTGTGAATGTTAATAGTGATGAGCGTTCCATACTTACAAGATCACGGACATCTCCTTTTAGCAAGgatgtttgttttttctgtgaCTGCAAAGCGGGTTATAGAGAAACACTTGTTAATGTAAAGACTTTTGGTGCAGGCGAATCGCTACGCAAAGCTATTAGTTTATCGCATAATGAAAAACTTACCGTTAAGATGAACACCGCCCTTGCTGCTAATGATGCACACTCTATTGACATTAAATACCATACGAATTGTTGGTCGAAAAATGTAAGCAATGTTTTACGCAGGCCCTCACCTTCTTGTGAAACCAACTCTATATCAGCGAGCGAAATTGCTGCTAAAATCGGATTTTTAACTATGACTGAGATAGCTTTACACAATGGTAAAACTGCAACAATGTCTGAATTACACTCGGCATTTGAAAGCATCCTAGAGGAGAACAATGTTCCTGATGCAAGCTGTAAACGTAAAGTGCTAAAACAACTTCTGCAGAAGGAAATACCTGACATTGAGTTCCATAAACCTAAATGTGTTAATGAATCTGAAAGG ATAGCGAGATGA